A single region of the Anaerococcus urinomassiliensis genome encodes:
- a CDS encoding YerC/YecD family TrpR-related protein, producing MTDSKLRNEQTDELFEAILMLKDVDECYSFFTDICTAREIQSIAQRLHVAKLLKIRKTYNVIEEETGASTATISRVNRSLNYGLSGYDLVLDKLIEKDLKKQRENNK from the coding sequence ATGACAGATTCAAAATTAAGAAATGAACAAACTGATGAGCTTTTTGAAGCAATCTTGATGCTAAAAGATGTTGATGAATGTTATAGTTTTTTTACAGATATATGTACAGCTAGAGAAATTCAATCAATAGCTCAAAGGTTACACGTAGCTAAGCTTCTAAAAATAAGAAAAACATATAATGTAATTGAAGAAGAAACTGGGGCATCTACTGCAACTATCTCTAGAGTTAATAGATCATTAAATTATGGTCTAAGTGGTTATGACCTTGTTTTGGATAAGCTTATAGAAAAAGATTTAAAGAAACAAAGAGAAAATAATAAATAG
- a CDS encoding type 1 glutamine amidotransferase, with the protein MKRINICHLYGNLLNTYGDIGNVMAISHEAHKNGYEVNTKIVTVGDDFNPNDYDFVFFGGGQDYEQSIVQKDLGDKANKLKEFIENDGVLLAICGGYQLLGKYYYDAYNNKIKGLSIFPHYTKNQENSKRFTGPIKIKDSLSGDIYEGFENHGGVTFLSEDQNPFAIVLDGNGNNGSDKTEGFRYKNTIGTYLHGPLLARNEVLCKNLFNLIEKNANSSR; encoded by the coding sequence ATGAAAAGAATAAATATATGCCACCTCTATGGTAATTTACTAAATACCTATGGAGATATTGGAAATGTTATGGCTATTAGCCACGAAGCCCACAAAAATGGCTATGAAGTAAATACCAAGATAGTTACTGTAGGTGATGATTTTAATCCTAATGATTATGACTTTGTATTTTTTGGCGGGGGTCAAGACTACGAACAATCAATAGTTCAAAAAGATCTAGGAGATAAGGCTAACAAACTTAAAGAATTTATTGAAAATGATGGAGTATTACTTGCTATCTGCGGTGGCTATCAGTTGTTAGGAAAGTATTATTATGATGCTTACAACAACAAGATAAAAGGGTTATCAATATTCCCTCACTATACTAAGAATCAAGAAAATAGTAAAAGATTCACAGGACCCATAAAAATAAAGGACAGTTTATCAGGAGATATCTACGAAGGTTTTGAAAATCACGGTGGTGTTACATTTTTATCAGAAGATCAAAACCCCTTTGCCATTGTATTGGATGGAAATGGAAACAACGGATCAGACAAGACAGAAGGATTTAGATACAAAAATACTATTGGTACCTATCTTCACGGACCTTTACTTGCCAGAAATGAAGTATTATGCAAGAATTTGTTTAACTTGATAGAAAAAAATGCCAATTCAAGCAGATAA
- a CDS encoding MurT ligase domain-containing protein has protein sequence MSFKNKFSKVIAKIVRAGLRLTKHNATSLPGYVAYKLDKDILDELSKNTKFIFVTGTNGKTMTTHFLVSILKQRYDKVYTNESGSNMIQGIITTLLDNPAKEDTIAVLEVDEANLVKIGKNIKADYVVFTNIFRDQMDRFGEIYNIYAKLIDGMKVMPDAKIIANGDLPIFNYKEMKDFNKSYFAIRDYSKASDYYELDAELNSDGILCPNCHSVLKYRLNNYASLGDYACPNCDFHTPEITYSIDELIKLDANYSEFLVDGSKYEVNVGGLYNVYNALAALSVAKELGLSDKEIYDGLKSQKNVFGRQENVVIDGKNLTINLVKNPTGLNQIIDLMMLEKEEISLICLLNDKYADGTDISWIYDSYYEKLKDLDIKDIYVSGIRKKDMKRRLEIAEIFDGEISEFDYEKEINAVIKNSKTRNIYVLSTYTAMLKLREVLGL, from the coding sequence ATATGTAGCTTATAAATTAGATAAAGATATACTAGATGAGTTATCAAAAAACACCAAATTTATTTTCGTGACAGGAACAAACGGAAAGACTATGACAACTCATTTTTTAGTAAGCATACTTAAACAAAGATATGACAAGGTCTATACAAATGAATCTGGATCAAATATGATTCAGGGTATTATCACAACATTATTAGATAATCCTGCTAAGGAAGATACAATAGCAGTACTAGAAGTTGATGAGGCTAATCTAGTTAAAATTGGTAAAAATATAAAGGCTGATTATGTCGTATTTACAAATATATTTAGAGACCAAATGGATAGGTTTGGCGAAATCTATAATATTTACGCTAAGCTAATTGATGGAATGAAAGTTATGCCAGATGCAAAAATAATTGCCAATGGAGATCTGCCTATATTTAATTATAAAGAAATGAAAGATTTTAACAAGTCTTACTTTGCAATAAGAGATTATTCAAAGGCTAGTGATTACTATGAGCTTGACGCAGAACTTAATTCAGATGGGATATTGTGTCCAAACTGCCATAGCGTACTTAAATACAGATTAAATAATTATGCTTCTTTGGGTGATTATGCTTGCCCAAATTGCGATTTCCATACACCTGAGATCACATATAGCATAGATGAGCTTATAAAGCTAGATGCTAATTATTCTGAATTTCTAGTAGATGGTAGCAAATACGAAGTTAATGTTGGTGGCTTATATAATGTATACAATGCCTTGGCTGCTCTTAGTGTTGCAAAAGAACTAGGACTAAGTGATAAAGAAATTTATGATGGCTTAAAAAGTCAAAAAAATGTATTTGGTAGGCAGGAAAATGTAGTTATTGATGGTAAAAATTTAACTATAAATCTAGTGAAAAATCCTACTGGTCTAAATCAAATAATAGATCTTATGATGTTAGAAAAAGAGGAAATATCTCTAATTTGCCTATTGAATGACAAATATGCCGATGGAACTGATATTAGTTGGATTTATGATTCATATTATGAAAAATTAAAAGACCTAGATATCAAAGATATTTACGTTTCAGGTATTAGAAAAAAAGACATGAAAAGGCGTTTAGAAATAGCAGAAATATTTGATGGTGAAATTTCTGAATTTGATTACGAAAAAGAAATTAATGCTGTAATTAAAAATTCTAAGACACGAAACATCTATGTATTATCAACCTACACAGCTATGTTAAAACTAAGGGAGGTATTAGGTTTATGA